One region of Pseudomonas alvandae genomic DNA includes:
- the pcaH gene encoding protocatechuate 3,4-dioxygenase subunit beta, with product MTDKPGYRRPQAGTQPEYLHPPYQSTNLRSPSKPLVYLPHSLSEITGPTVGADRLKEKDHDLTAQHAGEPLGERIIIHGRVLDEHGEPVPGILVEIWQANAAGRYNHDRDDHDAPLDPNFTGTGRTVTDADGWYQFQTIKPGAYPWGNHHNAWRPAHIHFSLFGPSILTRLVTQMYFPGDPLLEYDPIYNCVPDTSAKERLIARFDLEKTVPHYALGYRWDIVLRGRDATPMEK from the coding sequence ATGACTGACAAGCCTGGTTATCGTCGCCCACAAGCGGGCACCCAGCCGGAGTATCTGCACCCGCCGTACCAGTCCACCAACCTGCGATCGCCGTCCAAACCGCTGGTGTACCTGCCTCATTCGCTGTCGGAAATTACCGGGCCGACCGTAGGTGCCGATCGCCTGAAGGAGAAGGACCACGACCTGACCGCCCAGCATGCTGGCGAGCCGCTGGGTGAACGAATCATCATTCACGGGCGCGTACTGGATGAGCACGGCGAGCCAGTGCCGGGCATCCTCGTGGAGATCTGGCAGGCCAACGCCGCCGGTCGCTACAACCATGACCGTGACGACCACGATGCGCCGCTGGATCCGAATTTCACCGGCACCGGTCGCACCGTCACCGACGCCGACGGCTGGTATCAGTTCCAGACCATCAAGCCCGGCGCCTATCCGTGGGGTAATCACCATAACGCCTGGCGCCCGGCGCATATCCATTTCTCACTGTTCGGGCCGAGCATCCTGACGCGCCTGGTGACGCAGATGTATTTTCCGGGCGATCCGTTGCTGGAATACGACCCGATCTACAATTGCGTGCCGGACACAAGTGCCAAGGAACGCCTGATCGCCCGTTTCGATCTGGAAAAAACCGTCCCTCACTACGCCCTCGGTTATCGCTGGGACATCGTCTTGCGCGGCCGCGATGCCACGCCGATGGAGAAATAA
- the pcaF gene encoding 3-oxoadipyl-CoA thiolase: MMRDVYICDAIRTPIGRFGGGLSGVRADDLAAVPIKALMERNPSVDWSAVDEVFLGCANQAGEDNRNVARMALLLAGLSESIPGVTLNRLCASGMDAIGTAFRAIASGEMELAIAGGVESMSRAPFVMGKADAAFSRNMKLEDTTIGWRFINPLMKAQYGVDAMPQTADNVADDYAVSRADQDAFALRSQQRTAAAQAAGFFAEEIVPVRIPHKKGETVVEQDEHPRADTTLETLGKLKPVNGPDKTVTAGNASGVNDGAAALILASAEAVKKHGLTPRGKVLGMASAGVAPRVMGIGPVPAVRKLTERLGLAVADFDVIELNEAFASQGLAVLRDLGLADDAPQVNPNGGAIALGHPLGMSGARLVMTALHHLEKTGGKKGLATMCVGVGQGLALAIERV, translated from the coding sequence CTGATGCGCGACGTGTATATCTGTGATGCGATTCGAACCCCCATCGGCCGGTTTGGCGGCGGTTTGTCCGGCGTGCGCGCCGATGACCTGGCCGCCGTGCCGATCAAGGCATTGATGGAGCGCAATCCATCGGTGGATTGGAGCGCGGTGGACGAAGTGTTCCTCGGCTGCGCCAACCAGGCCGGTGAAGACAACCGCAACGTCGCGCGCATGGCGCTGCTGTTGGCGGGCCTGTCGGAAAGCATTCCCGGCGTGACCCTCAACCGGCTCTGCGCCTCGGGCATGGACGCTATCGGCACCGCGTTCCGCGCCATCGCCAGTGGCGAGATGGAACTGGCGATTGCCGGCGGCGTGGAATCGATGTCTCGTGCACCGTTCGTGATGGGCAAGGCCGACGCGGCGTTTTCCCGCAACATGAAACTGGAAGACACCACCATCGGCTGGCGTTTCATCAACCCGTTGATGAAAGCCCAGTACGGCGTGGATGCGATGCCGCAGACCGCTGATAACGTGGCGGATGATTACGCGGTGTCCCGCGCCGACCAGGACGCTTTCGCCTTGCGCAGCCAGCAGCGCACGGCGGCGGCCCAGGCGGCAGGGTTTTTCGCCGAGGAAATCGTTCCGGTGCGCATCCCCCATAAAAAAGGCGAAACCGTGGTCGAGCAGGATGAACATCCTCGCGCTGACACCACGCTGGAAACCCTGGGCAAACTCAAACCGGTCAACGGTCCGGACAAGACGGTCACCGCCGGCAACGCTTCGGGCGTCAATGACGGCGCGGCCGCGTTGATCCTGGCGTCGGCCGAAGCAGTAAAAAAACATGGCCTGACGCCCCGCGGCAAAGTGTTGGGCATGGCCAGCGCCGGTGTGGCGCCGCGGGTGATGGGCATCGGTCCGGTGCCGGCGGTGCGCAAACTCACCGAACGCCTGGGATTGGCCGTCGCGGATTTTGATGTGATCGAGCTTAACGAAGCCTTCGCCAGCCAAGGTTTGGCGGTATTGCGAGACTTGGGACTGGCGGACGATGCGCCGCAAGTCAACCCGAACGGTGGGGCGATCGCCTTGGGTCATCCGCTGGGCATGAGCGGCGCACGGTTGGTAATGACAGCGCTGCATCATCTGGAAAAAACAGGCGGCAAGAAAGGCTTGGCGACCATGTGTGTCGGCGTCGGCCAAGGTCTGGCGCTGGCGATCGAACGCGTCTGA
- a CDS encoding CoA-transferase subunit beta has translation MNYTTNEMMTVAAARRLKNNAVCFVGIGLPSKAANLARLTSSPDVVLIYESGPIGAKPSVLPLSIGDGELAETADTVVPTGEIFRYWLQGGRIDVGFLGAAQVDRFGNINTTVVGDYHQPKVRLPGAGGAPEIAGSAKSVLIILKQSARSFVDKLDFITSVGHGEGGDSRKRLGLPGAGPVGIITDLCIMEPEAGRHEFVVTALHPGVTREQVIAATGWAIRFADQVHTTAEPTEVELRALRDLEARTAAAHGQAPGEA, from the coding sequence ATGAACTACACCACCAACGAAATGATGACCGTCGCCGCGGCGCGTCGCTTGAAGAACAATGCCGTGTGCTTCGTCGGCATCGGCCTGCCGTCGAAAGCGGCCAACCTGGCGCGTCTGACCTCATCGCCAGACGTCGTGCTGATCTATGAATCCGGCCCGATCGGCGCCAAGCCCAGCGTGTTGCCACTGTCCATCGGCGACGGCGAGCTGGCGGAAACCGCGGACACTGTCGTCCCGACCGGTGAGATTTTTCGCTATTGGCTGCAGGGCGGGCGCATCGACGTCGGCTTCCTCGGCGCGGCCCAGGTCGACCGTTTCGGCAACATCAACACCACGGTGGTGGGCGACTACCATCAGCCGAAAGTCCGCCTGCCGGGAGCCGGTGGCGCGCCGGAAATTGCCGGCTCGGCCAAGAGCGTGCTGATCATCCTCAAGCAGTCGGCGCGTTCGTTTGTCGACAAGCTGGATTTCATCACCTCGGTCGGTCACGGCGAAGGCGGCGATTCGCGCAAGCGCCTGGGCCTGCCGGGCGCAGGTCCGGTGGGCATCATCACCGACTTGTGCATCATGGAACCGGAAGCCGGCCGCCATGAATTCGTGGTCACCGCATTGCACCCCGGCGTGACCCGTGAGCAAGTCATTGCGGCCACCGGGTGGGCGATCCGTTTCGCCGACCAGGTGCACACCACTGCCGAGCCGACCGAGGTGGAGCTGCGCGCATTGCGCGACCTGGAAGCTCGCACCGCGGCGGCCCACGGCCAGGCACCGGGAGAAGCCTGA
- a CDS encoding CoA transferase subunit A: MAEILSLHDAVKQFVNDGDTVALEGFTHLIPTAAGHEIIRQGKKDLTLVRMTPDLIYDQLIGAGCARKLIFSWGGNPGVGSLHRLRDAVEKQWPHPLEIEEHSHADLANAYVAGASGLPFAVLRAYAGSDLPKVNPLIKSVTCPFTGEVLAAVPSVRPDITVIHAQKADRKGNVLLWGILGVQKEAALAAKRCIVTVEEIVDDLNAPMNACVLPTWALSAVCHVPGGAHPSYAHGYTERDNRFYQAWDPIARDRETFTAWINEYIHGTRDFSEFQARLAAASQVKA, from the coding sequence ATGGCTGAAATCCTTTCGCTGCACGACGCGGTGAAGCAATTCGTCAACGACGGCGATACCGTCGCGCTCGAAGGCTTCACGCACCTGATACCAACGGCGGCGGGTCATGAAATCATTCGCCAGGGCAAGAAAGACCTGACGTTGGTACGCATGACGCCTGACCTGATCTACGACCAGTTGATCGGCGCCGGTTGTGCTCGCAAGTTGATTTTCTCCTGGGGCGGCAACCCTGGCGTCGGGTCCTTGCACCGCCTGCGCGATGCCGTGGAAAAACAATGGCCGCACCCGCTGGAGATCGAAGAACACAGCCACGCCGACCTGGCCAATGCCTACGTCGCCGGTGCCTCCGGCCTACCGTTCGCGGTACTGCGAGCCTACGCCGGTTCCGACCTGCCGAAGGTCAACCCACTGATCAAGAGCGTGACCTGTCCCTTCACCGGTGAAGTATTGGCCGCTGTACCTTCGGTACGCCCGGACATCACGGTGATCCACGCCCAGAAAGCCGACCGCAAGGGCAACGTGCTGCTGTGGGGCATTCTCGGCGTGCAGAAAGAAGCCGCCCTGGCCGCCAAGCGTTGCATCGTCACCGTGGAAGAAATCGTCGACGACCTGAACGCGCCGATGAACGCCTGCGTGCTGCCGACCTGGGCGTTGAGCGCGGTGTGCCATGTCCCCGGCGGTGCCCATCCGTCCTACGCCCACGGCTACACCGAGCGTGACAATCGTTTCTACCAGGCGTGGGATCCGATCGCCCGGGACCGTGAGACGTTTACCGCATGGATCAACGAATACATCCACGGCACTCGGGATTTCAGTGAATTCCAGGCCCGACTGGCAGCCGCTTCGCAGGTGAAAGCATGA
- a CDS encoding MFS transporter — protein MNQPQTSVGTCLDVQSFINAQPISRYQWRVVILCFLIVFLDGLDTAAMGFIAPALSQDWGIDRASLGPVMSAALIGMVFGALGSGPLADRFGRKVVLVGAVALFGAFSLASAYSTNVDQLLVLRFLTGLGLGAGMPNATTLLSEYTPERKKSLLVTSMFCGFNLGMAGGGFISAKLIPAFGWHSLLMIGGILPLILAVVLLFWLPESARYLVVRSRGTDKVRKTLAPIDPSTIAQASSFSVPEQKTVKARNVLAVIFSGTYSAGTLLLWLTYFMGLVIVYLLTSWLPTLMRDSGASMEQAAFIGALFQFGGVLSAVGVGWAMDRFNPHKVIGIFYLMAGLFAYAVGQSLGNITLLSTLVLVAGMCVNGAQSAMPSLAARFYPTQGRATGVSWMLGIGRFGAILGAWMGATLLGLGWNFEQVLTALVIPAALATTAVVIKGMVSHADAT, from the coding sequence ATGAACCAGCCCCAGACTTCCGTAGGCACTTGCCTCGATGTGCAGTCCTTCATCAACGCTCAACCGATTTCGCGCTATCAGTGGCGCGTGGTCATTCTCTGTTTCCTGATTGTTTTCCTCGACGGCCTCGATACGGCGGCCATGGGCTTCATCGCGCCGGCCCTGTCCCAGGACTGGGGCATCGACCGGGCCAGCCTTGGACCGGTGATGAGTGCCGCGCTGATCGGCATGGTCTTCGGCGCGTTGGGTTCCGGGCCCCTGGCGGACCGCTTCGGGCGCAAGGTCGTGCTGGTCGGGGCCGTCGCCCTGTTCGGCGCATTCAGCCTGGCTTCCGCCTACAGCACCAATGTCGACCAATTGCTGGTGCTGCGTTTCCTGACGGGCCTGGGCCTGGGCGCTGGCATGCCGAACGCCACGACGCTGCTCTCCGAGTACACGCCGGAGCGCAAGAAGTCGCTGCTGGTGACGAGCATGTTCTGTGGCTTCAACCTCGGCATGGCTGGCGGCGGGTTCATTTCGGCCAAGTTGATCCCGGCATTCGGCTGGCACAGCCTGTTGATGATCGGCGGAATCCTGCCACTGATCCTGGCGGTGGTGCTGTTGTTCTGGTTGCCCGAGTCGGCGCGTTACCTGGTGGTGCGGAGCCGTGGCACGGACAAAGTGCGCAAGACCTTGGCGCCGATTGATCCTTCGACTATTGCCCAGGCATCCAGCTTCAGTGTGCCGGAACAGAAAACCGTGAAGGCGCGCAACGTGCTGGCGGTGATTTTCTCCGGGACCTACAGCGCTGGCACTTTGTTGTTGTGGCTGACGTATTTCATGGGGCTGGTGATTGTCTATCTCCTGACCAGTTGGCTACCGACCCTGATGCGTGACAGTGGCGCGAGCATGGAACAGGCCGCGTTTATCGGTGCGTTGTTTCAATTCGGCGGCGTCTTGAGCGCGGTCGGCGTGGGGTGGGCGATGGACCGGTTCAATCCGCACAAGGTCATCGGCATTTTCTATCTGATGGCCGGGCTGTTTGCCTACGCGGTAGGGCAGAGCCTGGGCAACATCACCTTGCTCTCCACCCTGGTGTTGGTGGCCGGCATGTGCGTAAACGGCGCGCAATCGGCGATGCCTTCCCTGGCGGCGCGCTTCTATCCGACCCAGGGCCGGGCCACCGGGGTTTCCTGGATGCTGGGCATCGGTCGGTTCGGGGCGATCCTTGGCGCCTGGATGGGCGCGACGTTGTTGGGCCTGGGCTGGAACTTCGAGCAGGTCCTGACGGCGTTGGTCATTCCTGCGGCCCTGGCGACCACGGCGGTGGTGATCAAGGGCATGGTCAGCCATGCGGATGCGACCTGA
- the pcaR gene encoding pca regulon transcriptional regulator PcaR, which yields MNDQLRNAFTSVAPPIVASPAKRIQALTGDPDFMTSLARGLAVVQAFQERKRHLTIAQISHRTEIPRAAVRRCLHTLIKLGYATTDGRTYSLLPKVLTLGHAYLSSTPLAVSAQPYLDRMSEQLHEACNMATLEGDDILYIARSATTQRLISVDLSVGGRLPAYCTSMGRILLAALDDASLRDYLDHADLQAKTSRTLHTPEALLECLQQVRQQGWCIVDQELEQGLRSIAVPVYDASGQVVAALNVSTHAGRVSRNELEQRFLPGLLGASRDLSAQLFS from the coding sequence ATGAACGACCAATTGCGCAACGCTTTCACCTCAGTCGCGCCGCCGATCGTTGCCTCGCCTGCCAAGCGGATCCAGGCGTTGACTGGCGATCCGGATTTCATGACGTCGCTGGCCCGCGGCCTGGCCGTGGTCCAGGCATTCCAGGAGCGCAAGCGGCACCTGACCATCGCCCAGATCAGCCACCGCACGGAAATCCCCCGTGCCGCTGTCAGACGTTGCCTGCATACCTTGATCAAGCTCGGCTACGCCACCACCGATGGACGTACCTATTCGTTGCTGCCCAAGGTGCTGACCCTGGGTCACGCCTATCTGTCGTCGACACCGTTGGCCGTGTCCGCCCAGCCGTACCTGGACCGCATGAGCGAGCAGCTGCACGAGGCCTGCAACATGGCGACGCTCGAAGGTGACGACATCCTCTATATCGCCCGCTCGGCCACCACCCAGCGGCTGATTTCCGTGGATCTGTCCGTGGGCGGCCGTCTGCCGGCGTATTGCACATCGATGGGCAGAATCCTGTTGGCTGCCCTGGACGATGCGTCGTTGCGCGATTACCTGGACCACGCCGACTTGCAGGCCAAGACCAGCCGGACGTTGCATACACCCGAGGCGTTGCTCGAATGCCTGCAGCAGGTTCGGCAACAAGGCTGGTGCATCGTCGACCAGGAACTGGAGCAAGGCCTGCGCTCGATCGCCGTGCCGGTGTATGACGCATCGGGCCAGGTGGTCGCGGCGCTGAATGTCAGTACCCACGCGGGTCGGGTCAGCCGCAACGAGTTGGAGCAACGCTTCCTGCCGGGCCTGCTGGGAGCCAGCCGGGACCTCAGCGCGCAATTGTTCAGTTAA